gcaaatacttttttcaCAGGACTGTACATTGAGCATTTTTCCAACATTAGAATAGCACCACAAAAAATCTTAATTGGAGGCGTTAGATATGCTAATTTCTTGTAACTATGAGCCGAGGAGCTTTAAAGCTAAATGACTGTAGACTCGTCAGAATAAACGAAGCAGACCTCTCCAGAGACTTTGTACTTCTTCATCACCATGCCCGTTTCACAGTCGATCACACAGACAGAATCTCCTCCACAGGTAGCGACCAGACGACTTTCACCACCACCTGAGAACACAGGAAAAGAGACGACTTTAATCCTATTTTCAACACAATTATAGGAAAGGTTTTAGcatatgcacacaaataaatccTTATATTCAGTcattcatgtcttgtttttctagTTCGACGGTACCGGAGGAATCGGGCAGCGGCTGGAAAGCGCAGGCCCACAGCTGGGTGGAGAAATCCTCGGGTTTGTCCTGTTTGCTGTGACACTGGAGGACATGGAGCGGCTTCAGGCACACCGGCTGTGGACAAAAAGGAAGACGAGAGCGATCAGAAAAGACGATGTTCATGACATGATGTCCTGAGAGTTCACAGCTAAACTAGCATAAAAATAACTCAGTAAACTCAGCAATAGTACTAGCATGCTAATACACTAGAGCTGCAGCTAAAGATTGATTTCATTGTTAGTTTAAATACCCATTATTTTCCTCATTTATTGATAAAATGCCAAGATGACGTCCTGAAATGACTCCTTTGGTCCACAACTCAAAAAATCTTCAGCTAACTCTcacagaagtttaaaaaaaactcagaaaacaTACAAATTTAAGAAGACAGATTCggaaaatgactgttttttcatttgtgacaCCCAGAAGAGGAGATCACTAGATAGAAATTCTTCCCTGCAAAACATTTGAAGCGACAAGACCAGGAAATCGTCGCAGTAACTGACTTTCTCAGcacaaatgattattttcactaCATTGTATTGTTTTCATAACCATATGCTTTAAAAGTAGGACTCAACAtccaaataaaatatttcaaatattgcaaaataCACCTGTAAATccttttcttcagaaattaaGAACATGTTTGGAACATAGTGCAGCAAAAATCCTGacaatttcaaaaaaaattcagtgGAGACGAAATGAAAAAAGACCATTTCCTCTAAAAATCCTGACTCATATCGGAATTTCTGTTAAAATCAtctaaattagatttttatctGCGTGTTGTTCAGTCATAATGAGGACCCCCAAAGTCTTTTAATTCATCTTAAGGTTTGTTTATCGGATTTTAAAGCAGTCCCAACCAGAAAAGTGAATCTCAGTCAAATTTCAAATCTGAACTACTGATGTGGCTTCCAAtgactgaaaacacacttttttttgtttaccagGTAGTTTTTAGATCTTTGATTAAAGTGACTATTATCAGTTCATCCAAAGGTGACCAGTGACACTCAGAGCAACTTTTATGACAATCTAGGCAATAGCTGTGGAGATACCTGAGATTTTTCAGGACAAAATGGagcaatttgcaaaaaaaaaaacttgaatcaAGCAGGAACTCAACACTAATAACGTGCAACCTTTGGAAAACCTTCAAGCCTGCACTTTGTAGCTGAAAAGCACCAGACatattatttctgtgtttgcattaCCTCTGTGTTCTTCAGGCTCTTTACTGCATGACTCATATCATCATCTTTCTGCAGATGTGaggttttctgctgtttcttgCTGCCTTCCTGCCTCTGTTCAGTCTGAGCTCCGTCCTCTCTGgagctcctctctgctctcgGTCGCCCTCTGCTGGAGATGGAGGGACTCTGGCTCCTCTTTCTGGGGCTCATCCTGACGGCGCCGGTGGAGGAGGTCTCCGGTAGGGGTTTGAGGCGGAGGCTGGATTTACGAGGGCTTTCCTGAACAGGAGACGCCGGGAGATCGGAGCGCAGCTTTTTACGAGGCATCAGTCTGATGCTGTCGCTGGTTTCTGACTCGGTTTGTTTCCTCTTAACAGGAGCTGAGACGCCCTGAAAGAAGCAAATATGGATGAAGATGAAGTGTAAAACACCTACAGCAGAGGGGGCAAACATGAGCCAAGACCGGCATCTCTGTCTAAAATtcagtaaatataaatattagtttgacaTCTTGGAACTTTTACAAGCAAAACCAGAAGATTTCTgtaggggggcaaatactttttcaaagCGGTGATGTAGGTTTTCAATGAATCATcatataaaatgacattttgttggttatctctgtttaaaattcaataaatataaAGATTAATTTGCTGATCTGGAACTTTCAtaggcaaaaataaaatacttcagtaggggggcaaatactttttcacaggatGATATCAGTTTTCAATAAACCATGATTTAAAAACGACATTTTGTGGGTTCTCTCTGTCGAATagtcaataaatataaatagttGTTCGGTGATTTGGAACTTTTgcatgcaaaaatagaagatttctgtaggggggcaaatactttttcaaagCGGTGAAGTAGGCTTTCAATAAATCATAATCGAAAAACGACATTTTGTTGGTTACCTCTGTctaaaattcaataaatataaatatctgTGTGATGATTTGGAAGTTTAACATGCAAAAATGGAAGATTTCTGTAGGGGGGGCAATTCCTTTTTCAAAGCGACGATGTAGGCTTTCAATAAATCTtaatttaaaaactacattttgtgatTTATCTCTGTCTAGTAAATCCAATAATCCAATAAATAGAAATAGTAGTTTGatgattttgaacatttaagtgtgaaaactacacaaaaacagaagatttCTTTCTCACGGTGCTGTATATCTTTGAACCACAACATTCCTGCTGCATTTAAACACTTACTTTGTTCTCTTTAGCATCAGTAGATTCCTCTTTGCCGTCCAGGTCGGTCAGCGAGCGCAGATACTCCTTCGCCATGATCTCCACCTGAACAGAGGAAAAGAAGCTTAGCTAAAGTCTGACAGAAAGCAGGACTAAAAAGCGGTCCACACGTTCCACCGTCTGACCTTCCACTTGGTGAAGTCGCTGACTGAACTGGGCCCGAATTTAACTTGCTGCCGGGCGGTGCTGACGAAGCTGGTCTCCAAGGCGACGAGTTCCTCTGCCGTGATTGGATCAGGGAGACTGAAGTTTTTTTCCCAAACCGCGATAATCTGAAACCAGACAGCCAACGATCAGAGACATTTCTATGACACCTTTTGTTAAGTGATTGAAATGCTTGAAAACTGTTTTGATGTCGTTAAACAGAGCAGAAGGAGCGGCCGGATTCGTACCCTCGTCCTCAGGTTGTCGCTGTAGACGTAGCGCAGGTGGTTGGCCGTCGTGCTGACGTCTTTACCGTTGTAGATCCTCAGGTTGGGCAGCAGCACCATCAGCTTGTAGTTGTCGCTCACCTGATAACAAAAGGCAAGTTTACGACCCAGTGAGGAGGCATTTAACGCTGAAAGAACGACTGAAAACTCAAACTAACGGTTCAGGTGGCAGCTGAGAGTAATTTGCATCATTGATTAATCTACAGATTACCTTCTTGATTAATGagtagaaaatgtcagaaaatgcagaataatattcagtttgctgtcaGTGGAGGAACAAACctggaaaatattcagatttaagAACCTACGatccaaaacactgcaaaaactcaaaatctttcCAAGTTTATTCgtcttattttgtctcatcacactcgatttaagataaattacttaacaagtgacatttcagcagatggagggacttgttttaaatatcttgttaagtcaaacaatcttgaaattatctcgTTTTAatcctcatgttgtcctgcaggtcaaattgacccgttttacagtttgaaaatgtcaaaaaaaaataaacattttcacagtgaaaacgtccacattttcaacatttttgggaaaattttgaacattttttgatggaaaaaaagagatgttaaaaaatatgtttctttaagaaaattcagaaGAAAATTTTCTTctgaatattagaagttttactgatacatatgtgatcacttcagatatttttaggatttttttggaagatttttaattcatcttttgaaaaaatttacaatttttataattttaattcattttcttgccaaatttggtgatacattttttttaaacaaaactttaagGGAAATTATTaatgaatttttggaattttattcctgaagattttacaaatttttataaatttggggaattatttttgctgaatttttttcagagaaaggaACAATTTTTTTGGTTCCTgtgaatgaggacaacaggagagttaagaCACCtcagcttgacaatcctggtaaaataaagcttaaaataagttttccagctaattttaagatctcaatattctaaatgtcacaacttatttcaagaaatcttaccaagacatttccacttgttctattggcagattttttttttcactcatttcagtgtaaaagttctttgaaataagtttttaattcttgttttgagaggggcattttgtCCAGTGCAATGATGCCTTctttgcttaaaaaaatacttaaaccAAATAATATTAAAACAGCTGGTGATGAATTTAACAGCTGGCCGCTCATCGAACATTCCTAcggttttgtgacattttcatccAATCAAATTGTCCTGGACCGGCTCTTAGGGATAAACTGAACGAAACCCACTGGAGATCGTACAAAAAGAGGAAACCTGAGCTTCAAATCTTTCTCCATTTGTGTATTAAAACCAAAAAGCAAATATTCAGCATGTAAAATTGGGGAATTCTGTCTCAAAAACTGATCAACCATTAGAGTAGAATTGAAGCTGAACcagttatttaatatttgcatCATCTATAAGGTCTATAAGATTATAAAATTCTCCGATTCCAGCTCCTTAaacgtgaatattttctgtttttttcctcctctgtcccAGTAATCTGAACATATCACACTGATCAAcacttttcatcagaaaaataTCCGATTAGTCGACATAAGTACTTTGAGctcctctctttctttgtttatttagcAAAATAAACTTTCTTTAGGTCATCAGcgtcacaaatctgtctaataaatgaaagaatctTCATTAACACATGTCCACAGTGagtgtttacacagaataaTAGCAGAAGTGCACTAATACACTAGTTTTAGTCATAACTCTAGTTCTTTTTACTTCACTGACTTTTCAGAaatgttgtcttattgtttaaTTCCATATTATAGATCACAGAAAGTTGAATTTGTAGAggaaatttatatattttttgaacgAACAAGCAGGGGTTTTCCTTGAAACACAGGCTGCTCTTTGTTAACTAaaggtagaatttttttttttaaaaactgaactgaCAATTAGAATGTAATTataaaaatctggattttggACGCGAGGATAAAAAGTTTTGGGGCTTAAACTGGAGACTACAAGCTAAAATGAATTTTAACCATCCTTTCCTTAACCTGTAGTCTTTAAATTTATCTTACAAAAGTGTCAAATGAAACGCTGGAGTTCTCTTTAAAGCCTCTTAGAAGACTTTGCTAATAATATTGTTTTCATGAGAGATTGGGTGGCAGGAAAACAACTCGGAAAGTATGGAAGTTTTtctgaaaaacactttagaTAAGAAACTTGCATGAGTTAATTAGAAAAAAGTGTTTATCAGGTTGAGGGGTTTGTCTGTAACGTTGTAGTATTTTTATTCCTTCTATATGTAAAACCACTCCGTGTTTTGTTACATTTGTATGACAAGTGCTTCATAAATGAAGTCTGATTGATTGAGACTGAGTGGATCGTTAATCATCATCTATCAGAGGCACAATAGTCGACCGTTCAAACCTACAGACGAGTCAGAGAGTCCACTTCACATGATCTACATGTCTGTAAAAAAGGAGGAAACCCACTGAGACAACCTGAGAAGATGCAAACTAAAGACACAAAGGCCTGAAACAGCCGAGAGAAGCAACAGCTGCTGGGTggttccagaactggaggacattttacgccccacccatcaaattttaaataattcaaaatactaaaacatgcagttgttgtgtaactgttcttgtcctgaaaccaaatctaaaaaaataggagaaaagaatgtttgaacatattttaaaacaccaaataagtctggagtcaCCCCAAAGATGACCAACCTGAATCtcaaacaaaacagttaaaattcaatttaaatcaaatgttttttggtatgatttttttcctttgacgTCTCCTGTAATTGTGggaatattttttaatcaacatattttaaataataattgttaAAAATGGAACGTGTatcccacaacatgttagcataacCCTGATAAtgagatttttgttgttttgtgtctcgttgtaatcattttgtgtcctgtttttgtcattttgtgtctcgttttagtcGTTTACATcgtcaaacagttttcctaaagaatgtgtagagcaaagctatttcctctcttctatttttcatattttcataacattgtcttgaaatctacctgggtctatctcaagagtaaagtgtgaACGaatcgaccaagaactctggatgagttaaaacagagaattcaggatgaaattcacagtatcccagctgagacgTTGCAGCGGTCattgaggaatctcaacagcagatttcaagaatgcattcgtacaggaggacgccatctacaggaagtaatttttaaaaaatgaaaattccatcattacctccgccaggaggttatgtaatcactggagtttgtttgtctgtgtgtccgtctgtgtgtgtgtgtgtgtgtgtgtgtgtgtctgtttgtctgttaacagcataactcaaaaagtcatggacggattttcaccaaatttttacaggatgtccggaagagcaagagtaagaatcgattagattttggaggtgatccgaatcaccgtctggatccaagattttttgaaggtcgaaggacaattgacagatggccgccaggctgttgacagacaaacagacacacgcacacacacggaggtatgtgctctctgagtgcttttctagttgattCTTAAATGTCacgttttaaggtttcaattactatgaatgaaatctttttcttccatcactcctGGTTTTTTaagattgttaaaaagttcccgttttttgtATCACCCTGTATTCGGTATTTGTCCTGCAGCTGCACAGAAAACCCTCAACCTGGACTCTAAGCAGTAAACAAATCCTCACAGTGATGTAAAGGTTGTCGTCCATCTTGAGCTCCTCCAGGCCGACCAGAGACTCCAGCGTGGTGACGTCCTCCATCTGGTTGTCACTCAGGTCCAGGAATCGAAGCGCAGGAAGCTCCAGGCTCTTGTGAAAGTCTTGCAGTCGGTTCCCGGACAGATCCCACCGCTCCAGAGACCAGAGACGGGACAGCAGCTTGACGGGCAAATCCTGAAGCTGCAGCCCCATTTTAGACAGACTGGAAAGCAGAAAGACGTGAGTTAGTGTTTCTGCATCGCATGAAACCAAATCTGATCAAAGATGACGGTTTTTAGtgattattttatgacttttgCAACAAATCTGAGCAAAACCGACGACAAAACTAGAATAAACACTGACATTAATCCCACTAAAATGGAATTCAGAGCATTTTCAtatatgttttaatttttttattacagaacaCCAATTCTAAATTATATTTCGATGTTACCAGCATCTATGACTAAACAGGTTCAACTCCACCTACTGAgcatttaaaggaaaataaaaacatgcatgCTCACTTCAGCATCTTGatttgctccaatttgttggttTTTGGAGAGCCTTTCTCCAGTAAAACCTTCTCTGTAATCTTCTCCATTGTTTATCTGCAGAGAAAAAGCACAATTCACATATTAATAAACCAAAGAAACAAccgaagaggggaaaaaaatcagtttctttgttgtcactAATCTGCCCGACAGTGACGTCAGGTTGCACCGGTTCACCTTAATGCGACATTTTGATCAACGAATTTacataaaatcaacaaaagctCTTTAGTATTAAAAGATTTTTATGCGAAAgttccttttttgtttgcatttcacGCAGACTGAGCAACACTTGGTGGCAGAAAAGATGCTTGGCTCGCAAACATGGAAGTAAACGATGCAATCGCAAAATGTTGATTAAGAAACTTCTGATTTGAAACCGtttctttaaaactgtaaaacctAAACGACAGAAAATATTGAGAAAGGTGAGAAATAGTAAATATAAACAATCAAAATACAATTCCCTTGAGTTATTTTAGTTTTGAAGGAATAAAGTCATTGTTCAGTTTGCTTTGAAATGTCTGACTAAACTACATAATGTTTCAAAAGTCTTCTTTTTAGACCAGACTTAATTTATATTCTTtgtaatcagagctgcagtgattaATCAACTACttgtcatttaataaaaataatcgTCGACTATTTTCCTGGTTATATACTTTAGTTTATGAGTGAAACACCCACACATCTACCCCTAATTAGATAGATCTTTGCACATTTCTAGGATGAAATAACCTGAAAGCATTATACTACACCAACATTTAAAGCTAAAACAACCTACAAATTAGTTGCATAATCTATAAGTcagtttatgtattttttttctaagatTAAAAAGTTTAAATCTTCTGATTCcaacttcttaaatgtgaatattttctggtttctttccttctctgtgaAAGTAATCTGAAAATATCTGAGTttaagaacaaaacaagacatctgaGGACTTTCTAGCAGGCTTCAAAAAACACTGATCAACACTTTCATCAGAAAACTAATAGATTAATCGAGTTTCTGTCATATTTGTGCTCACATAAATGCATTGAGctcctctctttctttgtttatttagcAAAATAACCCTTCTTTAGGTCATCAGCTTCGTAAAtatgtttaataaatgaaagaatctTCATTAACACACGTTCACATTGagtgtttacacagaataaTAGAAGTAGTACACTGCTATAACACTAATTTTAGTCATAATTATAGTTCTTTTTACTTGACTGactttttctcttattttttcattacatATATTAGAtcacagaaaggtgaatttgtagatgaaattcatatttttgaatgaatAAGCAGAAGTTTTCCTTGTAAACATCATGTTAGCTAACCACGTTGGAAACACAGACGGCTGTATCGTTAAATCTCTTCGCTAAGCAAACATTTTAACCAATAAATCACTTATTTTTCAGCTCTGGTGCTCTTTTTAATAGTTCATCTTACAGAATGCATCATCAGAATAATTAATTAGCTCATATTTGTGAATAAAATTACTTACAAAGTGActccagtggaaaaaaaacaccgtCCTGCAGAAACTGAGCTTTCCCGGGGAAACTCTACGTACTTCCGGAGGGCGGGGCTTACATCGACTTCCGTGAGTTTTTTAAAACCCTCAGTTGCGCCTGTCAGGCAAAATGTAGTTTTGTCCAACTTTTTGCAAAACCCCATACATTACTCTGATTTTAGCAGTAAAAAAAAGCTTGTAAACGtgtattttcttctttaaaaaatgcaaaaagtgtCAAATAAAATATCTGAAGAGAAGAAGATCTAGTTGTCAGAGAGGAATTATATGGAAGTAGGGAATAAGATATTTCATCattctattgatttttttaaaaagtggattGCTAtgtataaaaaaatctaaaatatcgTTGGAATTTATTGTATAATTTATTAAATaaggaaaatgcaaaatgtattttgcattttatatgtATAGATATGTATAAGATTCAaaaactttattgtcatatacacagcagaaacacagtggtTACCCTAAGTAatgagatttttattttgtgaattcccttcacacaactgaaataacaaaaaataatcagacaaaataaaaagaaacaaaaagaacaaaaaaagtcaaaaatatatTCCATGCGCAAATgctgacattttgtgcaacactgtaaaatgaaaacaggcttgggatatgtgcaaaatgttgctttttttagATATTGCTGGTGGCAGATTCAATTCCATTGTTTTCATATAGCGACTATTACAgatcagattgtctcaagacgctttccagaacccatatggctgaacccccagagcagccttAAGGccacagtggcaagaaaaaacattttttggaagaaaccttgagcaagTCAGTATGGTATCATGAAGTATGCAGAGTCACAACAGCTTTGTGAAAGTGGCTGaattattttctgaaaattgaCAATATTGACAGCTTTTCAAAGTCAACTTTATTGTAAATTTTGCCATATGTACGAAACATGAGTGATGGGATTGAAATTCTCTCAGACCTCGGTGCAAACATGCAAGGCacagaagacaaaaataaaaagtcaaagaCATTAAGAAGCAAGCAACGGTTATGCAGTAGTGTAGAAAAATACTGTCTGGCTGGTTTGCAAGTAGGTTGACATTTACAGATGTTGAGTAGATAGATATTTATATGGCATATTTGCAGAAAAAAGCATTGGAATAAATTATAATGGGTGCAAAACGTTGTGATAGGTCAAAGTAAGGAGTGACAAAATAGTTCAGACTGACTGGTTTCATTCATAGGATGAAAAGATTTAGCTATGTAAACAAGACTGCAGATAGTGTAAACAAATTacagtataataataataataataataataataataaaataaataataataataattatataataataattattattattattat
This genomic stretch from Acanthochromis polyacanthus isolate Apoly-LR-REF ecotype Palm Island chromosome 17, KAUST_Apoly_ChrSc, whole genome shotgun sequence harbors:
- the lrwd1 gene encoding LOW QUALITY PROTEIN: leucine-rich repeat and WD repeat-containing protein 1 (The sequence of the model RefSeq protein was modified relative to this genomic sequence to represent the inferred CDS: deleted 1 base in 1 codon), coding for MEKITEKVLLEKGSPKTNKLEQIKMLNLSKMGLQLQDLPVKLLSRLWSLERWDLSGNRLQDFHKSLELPALRFLDLSDNQMEDVTTLESLVGLEELKMDDNLYITVSDNYKLMVLLPNLRIYNGKDVSTTANHLRYVYSDNLRTRIIAVWEKNFSLPDPITAEELVALETSFVSTARQQVKFGPSSVSDFTKWKVEIMAKEYLRSLTDLDGKEESTDAKENKGVSAPVKRKQTESETSDSIRLMPRKKLRSDLPASPVQESPRKSSLRLKPLPETSSTGAVRMSPRKRSQSPSISSRGRPRAERSSREDGAQTEQRQEGSKKQQKTSHLQKDDDMSHAVKSLKNTEPVCLKPLHVLQCHSKQDKPEDFSTQLWACAFQPLPDSSGGGESRLVATCGGDSVCVIDCETGMVMKKYKVSGEEFFSLSWSTVLMSRGGKAPAQHCSILAAGGKKGVVKLIHPRNNVAYGEFRASRKSLSVLRFNHQQGNFLFTGSYDSKIALWDIGGVDSQYNFKVVQLLLLDVSAHSSHICLPPTSPSTHLLTACEDGLHCYNTQLGNNNNTKSLKELHARSIYLWSWSRTKAQRQTEDQDMCAVVLAELQWADTEIPYLALNTCPGRLWTYTSPTSQINNSDGKPIQPTEVLEWPTPMRDGLGQLEGPSINNVAMDPELRYLAALSDKNMVVVWKRDESSLITARV